The sequence CGTAAAGAGCATATCTTTTTTTTCGTTTAGAGGGTTTTACATGCAATGGGTCTTTTTCCATTTGCGTAATCAACTCTTGAATATTTCGCTGAATAAAATGAAAGGTGTAGCCTGTACTGGATTTACTGGATCCGCCGGCGGTTCCAATAGATATTACTTTCTCGCCGTAAACATTTATAAATTCACTTTCATACATGGGAATTTTTCCCTTTTCAGTTTCGAGGATAGTGTAAGACGTTTGATTTAATTTGTTCTTAATGTAGTGTTTAAGTTCAAAATCGTATTCAGCATCGTGCAACTCGTCTTTTGAAAATCCTGTATATTCTATCAGAGCTTTTGTTTTCGAAAAAGGAAGAATGTACACGAAGCGACAATCCTGATTTTGTTCAATATCAAAATCCATAAATACAGGAACATCTGTATTAAAACACGCTTCTTCTGTTTCAATAAGCCAACCTTTAAAGTGCTGTAAATAATTGATGTGAGTGGGTTTGATATGCAAGTTTCTAAAGGAGCTATTAAAAACATAATTTGCCGAGAAACTTTTGGTTTTGGTTTCTAAGAATGCCTCGTTCTGCCCTGAAGCAATAGAATCTATTACGTCTATAACTATTTCAAATCGTGAATCCGCGCGCAATCTTGAAAGACAATACTCATAAAAATCAATTCCTTTTATCATCATGTAACTGTAATTACCTAAATCAAAAGTCTCATCAAAGTCCTTACTTTTAAAACTAAACTTCTTCCACTTCCTGAATATTATGTCATCAAACCAGTGTT is a genomic window of Sphingobacteriaceae bacterium containing:
- a CDS encoding lycopene cyclase gives rise to the protein MSPLKKEVSGTYDYIIAGMGCAGLSLAMQLSLSEVKFEKVLLIDKDLKTKNDRTWCFWTTQQKHWFDDIIFRKWKKFSFKSKDFDETFDLGNYSYMMIKGIDFYEYCLSRLRADSRFEIVIDVIDSIASGQNEAFLETKTKSFSANYVFNSSFRNLHIKPTHINYLQHFKGWLIETEEACFNTDVPVFMDFDIEQNQDCRFVYILPFSKTKALIEYTGFSKDELHDAEYDFELKHYIKNKLNQTSYTILETEKGKIPMYESEFINVYGEKVISIGTAGGSSKSSTGYTFHFIQRNIQELITQMEKDPLHVKPSKRKKRYALYDKIFLDVINEKQIETRLVFKNLFQKNKINDLLAFLNEESLFKQDLRIMNSVSKKEFVNSAFRKLWI